In the Chryseobacterium sp. MYb264 genome, one interval contains:
- a CDS encoding sodium:solute symporter, whose product MSTIDWTVLIFTLVAVVVYGVFIGRGQKSNESYLKADNKMPWYIVLIGIMATQASAITFLSAPGQAYTDGMRFVQYYFGLPLAMIVICITFIPIFQRLNVYTAYEYLENRFDKKTRVLTSLLFLFSRGLSTGISIYAPSIILSSVLNWNIYLTNVLTGGILLIYTYVGGAKAIAHTQKLQFLIILGTMAFAGYLLIENMPNGIGFNDALYLAGKSGKLNVITTEFDWKDKYNIWSGLIGGFFLALSYFGTDQSQVGRYITAKDNTNAKMGLLLNGLVKIPMQFAILLIGALLFAFFSLKPAPIYFNERSYQYLKETKPEQAAVFEKEHQDLQLKFNEESKEILKLKETDSPELSKTIDDFKNTQTKVKALHGRVEEAINNSNYNAEKTDTNYIFLYFVKNTLPVGMIGLLFAVIFLASWGSISAALNSLAACSLKDVHLIFKKEIPDDATELKYSRLHTLAWGIFSIGVAMFATQMGSLIEAVNVLGSLFYGPILGIFLVAFYYKKVNGKNVFISAILSEITVIAIYQFDIVSFLWLNVIGAAAVIIFSAIGLLFYKPKAVNS is encoded by the coding sequence ATGAGTACGATAGATTGGACTGTTTTAATTTTTACCCTTGTTGCGGTGGTTGTTTACGGTGTATTCATCGGTCGTGGACAGAAAAGCAACGAATCTTACCTGAAAGCAGATAATAAAATGCCCTGGTACATTGTGTTGATAGGGATTATGGCGACTCAGGCAAGTGCCATCACCTTTCTTTCAGCACCGGGACAGGCATATACAGACGGGATGCGTTTCGTCCAGTATTACTTTGGACTGCCTTTGGCGATGATTGTGATCTGTATTACGTTTATCCCGATTTTTCAGCGCTTAAATGTCTACACGGCTTACGAATATTTAGAAAACCGTTTTGATAAAAAAACGAGGGTACTCACTTCACTGCTTTTTCTTTTTTCGAGAGGATTATCAACAGGAATAAGCATTTACGCCCCGAGTATCATCTTGTCAAGCGTTTTAAACTGGAATATTTATTTAACGAATGTTTTAACAGGTGGAATTTTACTGATTTATACCTATGTTGGCGGTGCAAAAGCGATTGCTCACACCCAAAAACTACAGTTTCTCATTATCTTGGGAACAATGGCTTTTGCTGGTTATTTGCTGATTGAAAATATGCCGAATGGAATTGGTTTTAATGATGCCCTTTATCTCGCCGGGAAATCCGGAAAGCTCAACGTCATCACCACAGAATTCGATTGGAAAGATAAATACAATATCTGGAGCGGACTGATTGGTGGTTTTTTTCTGGCGCTTTCTTACTTCGGGACAGACCAGAGCCAGGTTGGGAGATATATTACCGCAAAAGACAATACCAATGCAAAAATGGGGCTGTTACTGAACGGGTTGGTTAAAATTCCGATGCAGTTTGCGATTCTTTTGATTGGAGCTTTGCTTTTCGCATTCTTTTCTCTAAAACCGGCTCCTATTTATTTTAATGAACGTTCTTATCAATATTTAAAGGAAACAAAACCTGAACAGGCTGCTGTTTTTGAAAAAGAACATCAGGATTTGCAGTTAAAATTTAATGAAGAATCAAAAGAAATTTTAAAATTAAAAGAAACTGATTCTCCTGAACTTAGTAAAACGATTGACGATTTTAAAAATACCCAAACAAAAGTAAAAGCACTTCACGGAAGAGTAGAAGAAGCGATTAATAATTCAAACTATAATGCGGAAAAAACGGATACCAATTATATTTTCCTGTACTTCGTAAAAAATACCTTGCCAGTCGGAATGATCGGTTTGCTGTTTGCTGTTATTTTTCTCGCCAGTTGGGGTTCTATTTCAGCAGCATTGAATTCCCTTGCCGCATGTTCATTAAAAGATGTTCATTTGATATTTAAAAAAGAAATTCCTGATGATGCAACCGAATTAAAGTACAGTCGACTGCACACTTTAGCCTGGGGTATTTTCTCAATCGGTGTTGCGATGTTTGCTACTCAGATGGGTTCTCTTATTGAAGCGGTAAACGTTTTAGGTTCGCTTTTCTATGGTCCTATTTTGGGGATTTTTCTGGTTGCGTTTTATTATAAAAAAGTCAATGGGAAAAACGTATTTATTTCTGCCATATTATCAGAAATTACGGTGATTGCCATTTATCAGTTCGATATTGTTTCTTTTCTCTGGCTTAATGTGATCGGGGCGGCGGCAGTCATTATATTTTCTGCAATTGGGTTATTGTTTTATAAGCCGAAAGCAGTAAATTCGTGA
- a CDS encoding response regulator transcription factor, which produces MKTIFIVEDETGIRDALQLLLSFENYEVRSFQDVKTFNARNSSSVPDLFILDVKLPDGLGTDVCNSIKSDPSTSHIPVIIISAHAQSDVVKNSCNADEFVAKPFDIDEVIIKIENLINS; this is translated from the coding sequence ATGAAAACAATATTTATCGTAGAAGATGAGACAGGCATCCGAGATGCATTACAACTCCTCCTGTCATTTGAAAATTATGAGGTACGTTCTTTCCAGGATGTAAAAACATTCAATGCAAGAAATTCGTCGTCAGTTCCCGACCTGTTTATTTTGGATGTAAAACTTCCCGATGGCTTGGGAACAGATGTATGCAACAGCATAAAGAGTGATCCTTCAACTTCTCATATTCCGGTAATAATAATCAGTGCTCATGCGCAATCAGATGTCGTAAAAAATTCATGCAACGCAGATGAATTCGTTGCAAAACCTTTCGATATCGATGAAGTGATCATTAAGATTGAGAATTTAATAAATTCCTAA
- a CDS encoding DUF2911 domain-containing protein — protein MKTMIKSATMIFAAMTISVNAFAQEAKKPASPPATATGKIKDANITIAYSSPSVKGRTIWGGLEAYNKVWRAGANEATTFETDKDITVQGKKLPKGKYSFFLIPKESGTWTAIFNKEAKQWGAYKYQEGQDALRVDVKTKALPATQEALVYKINNHGFTMDWDKISVPVEIK, from the coding sequence ATGAAAACAATGATTAAATCGGCTACCATGATTTTTGCTGCGATGACCATTTCAGTAAATGCTTTTGCACAGGAAGCTAAAAAACCTGCGAGTCCTCCGGCTACCGCTACGGGAAAAATTAAAGATGCCAATATCACAATCGCGTACAGCAGCCCTTCTGTTAAAGGAAGAACGATCTGGGGCGGCCTGGAAGCGTATAATAAAGTTTGGCGTGCGGGTGCCAATGAAGCGACAACTTTTGAAACAGATAAAGACATTACCGTTCAGGGTAAAAAACTTCCCAAAGGTAAATACAGCTTTTTCTTAATCCCTAAAGAAAGCGGAACTTGGACTGCAATTTTTAATAAAGAAGCGAAACAATGGGGTGCTTATAAATACCAGGAAGGGCAAGATGCTTTACGTGTGGATGTAAAAACAAAGGCTTTACCGGCGACACAGGAAGCCTTAGTGTACAAAATAAACAATCATGGTTTCACGATGGATTGGGATAAAATCTCAGTGCCTGTAGAGATCAAATAA
- a CDS encoding RpiB/LacA/LacB family sugar-phosphate isomerase: MSASIKIGICADHGGFELKEKIKPFLVEHRFEVIDYGAMELNSSDDFPDFVIPLAKAVASKGVFRGIAICGSGVGACVAANKISGVRAALITDYFSAHQGVEDDDMNLICLGGRVTGYAVAEDLVLAFLKAKFIGAERHLRRLEKIKNLEDRPWQ; the protein is encoded by the coding sequence ATGTCAGCAAGCATAAAAATTGGAATATGCGCCGATCACGGCGGTTTTGAACTTAAGGAAAAAATAAAACCTTTTTTAGTTGAGCATCGATTTGAAGTCATTGATTATGGTGCCATGGAGCTTAACAGTTCAGATGATTTTCCGGATTTTGTAATTCCACTCGCAAAAGCGGTGGCTTCCAAAGGTGTTTTCCGCGGTATTGCAATTTGTGGCAGTGGTGTGGGGGCCTGTGTTGCTGCCAATAAAATTTCCGGTGTCCGGGCAGCTTTGATCACCGATTATTTCTCAGCCCATCAGGGTGTTGAGGATGATGATATGAATTTAATATGTCTCGGTGGGCGTGTAACAGGCTATGCCGTTGCAGAAGATCTGGTGCTGGCTTTTCTTAAAGCAAAATTCATCGGAGCAGAAAGGCATCTGCGGCGTCTGGAAAAAATTAAGAATCTGGAAGACAGACCATGGCAATAA
- a CDS encoding zinc-binding dehydrogenase translates to MRIKKNAIKVSDKAPLELLGPLGCGIQTGAGAIINSLQVSPGKTVVISGAGAVGLAALLAAKACSAAQIVLIDINQDRLNFGLELGATHVINSRNENVIEALQGISPKGFDFGFDTTGRNDVINNTLANLKSLGQMGIVGVATKPLEVEMNSYVLKGIKLIGIVEGDSVPTEFIPEMVEMYLNGQFPFDKLIKKYKFEDINQAIEDSESGKTIKPVILIGEYKS, encoded by the coding sequence TTGCGAATAAAAAAAAATGCGATTAAAGTTTCCGACAAGGCTCCTCTGGAGCTATTGGGGCCTTTAGGCTGCGGAATTCAAACGGGAGCGGGAGCCATCATCAACTCTTTGCAGGTTTCTCCTGGAAAAACAGTAGTTATTTCAGGCGCCGGAGCGGTGGGTTTAGCCGCATTGCTAGCCGCGAAAGCCTGCTCTGCTGCTCAGATTGTTTTAATTGACATTAATCAGGATCGTTTGAATTTTGGATTAGAATTGGGAGCTACCCACGTCATCAACAGCCGTAACGAAAACGTTATTGAAGCTTTACAAGGCATCTCCCCCAAAGGTTTTGATTTTGGTTTTGATACAACAGGCCGTAACGATGTCATCAACAACACCCTGGCTAATTTAAAATCTCTGGGACAAATGGGAATTGTTGGTGTTGCCACAAAACCGTTGGAAGTAGAGATGAACAGCTATGTCCTAAAAGGTATTAAATTAATTGGTATTGTAGAAGGTGACAGTGTTCCCACGGAATTTATTCCGGAAATGGTAGAGATGTATCTTAACGGACAATTTCCCTTCGATAAATTAATCAAAAAATACAAGTTTGAAGACATCAATCAGGCCATTGAGGATTCGGAATCCGGAAAGACCATTAAGCCGGTAATTCTTATTGGTGAGTATAAGTCCTGA